From a region of the Spelaeicoccus albus genome:
- a CDS encoding HAD-IIA family hydrolase codes for MSRLVDGYDLVLCDLDGVLYAGPEPIPGAAETLSALAEAHIPVRYLTNNASRTPSAVAEQLAGFGIDASVDQIVTSAQVAARSLAQAHPAGSAVLVIGGQGLIDAVAEVGLAPVFSADDGPVAVVQGFDKKLGWEQLAEAAYAVRSGLPWTATNVDATLPTERGIAPGNGTLIDVVATATRQRPTVTGKPEPLMFHEAAREAGARHPLMVGDRLNTDIAGAVRAGVDSLLVLTGVDHPDGPDAFDDGERPTYIAESVSGLLQPALSPSDYFSDGQKGDGQ; via the coding sequence ATGAGTCGCCTGGTCGACGGCTACGACTTGGTGCTTTGTGATCTCGACGGCGTACTCTACGCGGGGCCGGAGCCGATCCCCGGAGCGGCGGAAACGCTGTCCGCGCTGGCCGAGGCGCACATCCCGGTCCGGTATCTGACCAACAACGCCTCGCGGACGCCGTCCGCCGTGGCCGAACAGCTTGCCGGGTTCGGCATTGATGCGTCCGTCGACCAGATCGTCACCTCGGCCCAGGTGGCGGCCCGCAGCCTCGCGCAGGCGCACCCGGCCGGCAGCGCCGTCCTCGTGATCGGCGGACAGGGTCTCATCGACGCAGTCGCCGAGGTCGGGCTCGCGCCGGTATTCAGCGCAGACGACGGCCCCGTCGCAGTCGTGCAGGGCTTCGACAAAAAGCTGGGCTGGGAGCAGTTGGCCGAAGCCGCGTACGCCGTGCGTTCCGGTCTGCCCTGGACGGCCACCAACGTCGATGCCACGCTGCCCACCGAGCGCGGCATCGCCCCGGGCAACGGCACGCTGATCGACGTCGTGGCCACCGCAACGCGGCAGCGACCCACTGTCACGGGCAAACCCGAACCGCTGATGTTCCACGAAGCGGCTCGCGAGGCCGGTGCACGGCACCCCCTCATGGTGGGCGACCGGCTGAACACGGACATTGCCGGCGCGGTTCGCGCCGGCGTCGACTCGCTCCTGGTACTCACCGGCGTCGACCACCCCGACGGCCCGGACGCGTTCGATGACGGTGAACGTCCCACCTACATCGCCGAATCCGTGTCAGGCTTATTGCAGCCGGCGTTATCGCCGAGCGACTACTTTTCCGACGGCCAGAAAGGGGACGGGCAGTGA